CGGTCAATGAACGCGAAGACAAGGATAATGGCAACACCAACAGCGACTGCGCCCCATCCATTCAGGGTGTGCTCAAAGAGCACGGTACGCCACAGTTCAAAGAACACAATCAGACCAAAACACAGACCGGATGCCGGTCCGCCGAGTTTTGCGGTGAAGAAACCGTTGTCGATTGAACTTCTCTGACCAGCCTCTGCGTAACGAACAATGTTACCGGATGCAGAGATCGGGACACCAGCACCGAACTTCTGGTTCTGGTACTGACGCTCCTTACCATAGTACGGGTTTCCGGTTGCAGAACCTGCTGCACCAAGAGCAAGACCCCATACAATACCGAGAAGCGGAAGTGCGAACGGGTGGTTGAGCACAGTTGCCATCAGGTAACATGCAGTTACCGTGGTGAAAATTGCAACAAATGCGTGACCCATGGTCACAGTCGTTACTGACTTTAACACATCAATAAAGACCGGCTGTCCGAACTTGGAAAGACTTGCAGTTCTTCCAAGGTATGCAGTGGTAGCATAGATACCCTGCACAAAGGTTGCGAGAACTGTACCAAAGATGATTGCCAGTACTGCGTTGACATGCAACATAATGAATGCCCATGCAATACCGCAAGCAAGGGTTACCCACAGGGTGTATGCTGGGGGCTCACCGGATACTGCTTTGTTGTAGATACGGTGAGTATAGCCCATCTGAGGTGCAAGCTGGACCTGAGAGTTCG
The genomic region above belongs to Methanocorpusculum vombati and contains:
- the mtrE gene encoding tetrahydromethanopterin S-methyltransferase subunit E, whose product is MQEIIIGIGVTALAGALAAVAGAAEDTESNIGSQGDPNSQVQLAPQMGYTHRIYNKAVSGEPPAYTLWVTLACGIAWAFIMLHVNAVLAIIFGTVLATFVQGIYATTAYLGRTASLSKFGQPVFIDVLKSVTTVTMGHAFVAIFTTVTACYLMATVLNHPFALPLLGIVWGLALGAAGSATGNPYYGKERQYQNQKFGAGVPISASGNIVRYAEAGQRSSIDNGFFTAKLGGPASGLCFGLIVFFELWRTVLFEHTLNGWGAVAVGVAIILVFAFIDRYVEKWARKNYGPYTAEA